The proteins below come from a single Takifugu rubripes chromosome 10, fTakRub1.2, whole genome shotgun sequence genomic window:
- the atp8a2 gene encoding phospholipid-transporting ATPase IB isoform X4: MSGTTSQADPVDASARTVLLNRPQATKFCDNHVSTAKYGVFTFLPRFLYEQIRRAANAFFLFIALMQQIPDVSPTGRYTTLVPLIFILTVAGIKEIIEDYKRHKADNTVNKKKTTVLRNGAWQTIIWKQVAVGDIVKVTNGQHLPADMVIVSSSEPQAMCYTETSNLDGETNLKIRQGLPLTAGAQTLDDLVGLLGRLECEGPNRHLYDFTGTLRLENHNPAPLGPDQVLLRGAQLRNTQWVVGIVVYTGHDSKLMQNSTKAPLKRSNVERVTNMQILVLFCILLVMALISSVGAAIWNREHTEDACWYLSRAGDISTNFAYNLLTFIILYNNLIPISLLVTLEVVKFTQALFINWDVEMYYSETDTPAMARTSNLNEELGQVKYLFSDKTGTLTCNIMHFKKCTIAGITYGHFPDLDCDRSMEDFSNLPSSSNNSTEFDDPTLIQNIEGNHPTSPQICEFLTMMAVCHTVVPEREDNQIIYQASSPDEGALVKGAKGLGFVFTARTPDSVIIEARGKEMSYELLNVLEFSSNRKRMSVVVRTPSGTLRLYCKGADNVIFERLTEASQYKELTVAHLEQFATEGLRTLCFAYVDLEEEAYQEWLREYNRASTVLKDRTQKLEECYELLEKNLMLLGATAIEDRLQAGVPETIATLMRADIKIWVLTGDKQETAINIGYSCRLVTHGMSHIIVNEDSLDATRATLTAHCSSLGDSLGKENELALIIDGQTLKYALSFDLRQAFLDLALSCKAVICCRVSPLQKSEIVDMVKKHVKAITLAIGDGANDVGMIQTAHVGVGISGNEGMQATNSSDYSIAQFSYLEKLLLVHGAWSYNRVTKCILYCFYKNVVLYIIELWFAFVNGFSGQILFERWCIGLYNVIFTALPPFTLGIFDRPCSQQNMLRFPQLYRITQNAEGFNTKVFWGHCINALIHSIILFWFPLKMLEHDSPFSDGLGNDYLFVGNMVYTYVVVTVCLKAGMETTAWTRFSHLAVWGSMILWMVFFAFYSAIWPTLPIAPDMRGQAGKVMQCWHFWLGLVLVPTMCLLKDFTWSAMRRTVRKSLLEEVQELEAQAVDPGAAVLRDASSRSLNERARLLTRVFRKTPSSVGRSNSVQQTVSHGYAFSQEEHGVVSQSQVVRSYDTTRQRPSI; encoded by the exons ATGTCCGGAACCACTTCCCAGGCTGATCCCGTAGACGCCTCGGCGAGGACGGTGCTGCTCAACCGGCCCCAGGCGACCAAGTTCTGCGACAACCATGTCAG TACTGCCAAGTACGGGGTGTTCACCTTTCTGCCCCGCTTCCTGTATGAACAGATCAGACGGGCCGCCAACGCCTTCTTCTTGTTCATCGCGCTCATGCAG CAAATCCCCGATGTATCGCCGACGGGTCGCTACACCACACTGGTCCCGCTCATCTTCATCCTGACAGTGGCTGGAATTAAAGAGATCATAGAGGACTAC AAACGGCACAAAGCTGACAACACGGTCAacaagaagaaaacaacag TGCTGCGGAACGGAGCTTGGCAGACGATCATCTGGAAACAG GTGGCAGTAGGAGACATTGTAAAGGTGACCAATGGCCAGCACCTTCCAGCTGACATGGTCATTGTGTCCTCCAG TGAGCCACAGGCAATGTGTTACACAGAGACGTCCAACCTGGATGGAGAAACCAATCTAAAGATCAGACAG GGTCTCCCTCTGACAGCTGGTGCTCAGACCTTGGATGATTTGGTGGGTCTGTTGGGTCGTTTAGAGTGCGAAGGCCCCAACAGACACTTGTATGATTTCACGGGTACACTGCGTCTGGAGAACCATAA TCCAGCTCCTTTAGGTCCAGACCAGGTGTTGCTGCGCGGTGCCCAGCTCAGAAACACCCAGTGGGTTGTGGGAATTGTTGTCTACACCGGCCATGACTCCAAACTGATGCAG AACTCCACCAAGGCACCGCTGAAGCGCTCAAACGTGGAGCGGGTGACCAACATGCAGATCTTGGTTCTGTTCTGCATCCTGCTGGTGATGGCGTTGATCAGCTCTGTGGGTGCCGCCATCTGGAACAGAGAACACACTGAAGACGCCTGCTGGTACCTGTCCCGTGCTG gtgACATCTCTACTAATTTTGCATACAACCTGCTGACATTCATCATCCTGTACAATAACTTGATCCCCATCAGCCTGCTGGTCACCCTGGAGGTGGTCAAGTTCACTCAGGCTCTCTTCATTAACTGG GATGTAGAGATGTATTACTCAGAGACCGATACACCGGCCATGGCTCGAACGTCCAACCTCAATGAGGAACTTGGCCAG gtgaAGTATCTCTTTTCTGACAAAACAGGAACTCTGACCTGTAACATCATGCACTTTAAGAAGTGTACCATTGCAGGAATTACATATGG CCACTTCCCTGATCTAGACTGTGATCGTTCAATGGAGGACTTCAG CAACCTGCCGTCCAGCAGCAATAACTCGACCGAGTTCGACGACCCGACTCTCATCCAAAACATCGAGGGGAACCAC CCGACCTCACCTCAAATCTGCGAGTTCCTGACAATGATGGCAGTGTGCCACACGGTGGTCCCGGAGAGGGAGGATAACCAGATTATTTACCAGGCTTCTTCACCAGACGAGGGAGCGCTGGTCAAAGGGGCCAAAGGACTGGGCTTTGTTTTCACCGCAAGGACCCCAGATTCAGTCATTATTGAAGCT AGGGGGAAGGAGATGAGCTACGAGCTGCTGAATGTTCTGGAGTTTTCCAG TAACCGCAAACGTATGTCTGTGGTGGTCCGAACCCCCAGCGGGACGCTCCGGCTGTATTGCAAAGGCGCT gataatGTCATTTTTGAACGGCTGACTGAGGCTTCCCAGTACAAAGAATTAACTGTGGCTCATCTGGAACAGTTTGCTACCGAGG GACTGAGGACGCTGTGCTTTGCTTATGTCGACCTCGAGGAAGAAgcctaccaggagtggctgagAGAGTACAACCGTGCCAGCACCGTGCTGAAAGACCGTACTCAAAAACTGGAGGAGTGTTATGAACTGCTGGAGAAG AACCTGATGTTGCTGGGCGCCACGGCCATAGAGGACCGTCTCCAGGCCGGCGTGCCCGAGACCATCGCCACTCTAATGAGGGCCGACATCAAAATCTGGGTCCTCACTGGAGACAAACAGGAGACGGCCATCAACATAG GTTACTCGTGTCGTCTGGTGACACATGGCATGTCCCATATCATTGTCAACGAGGACTCTCTGGAT GCAACCCGTGCCACCCTCACAGCTCACTGTTCGTCCCTGGGCGACTCCTTAGGGAAAGAAAATGAGCTAGCGTTAATCATTGACGGCCAGACTCTGAAGTACGCTTTGTCCTTCGATCTTCGCCAGGCCTTCCTGGACTTGGCGTTGTCCTGTAAAGCTGTGATCTGCTGCAG AGTGTCTCCCCTGCAGAAGTCCGAGATTGTCGACATGGTGAAAAAACACGTGAAGGCCATCACGCTGGCAATAGGCGATGGGGCTAACGACGTGGGCATGATCCAAACGGCTCACGTCGGAGTGGGGATCAGCGGCAACGAGGGCATGCAGGCCACCAACTCCTCCGACTACTCAATAGCACAG TTCTCCTATCTGGAGAAGCTGCTATTGGTCCACGGGGCATGGAGCTACAACCGTGTCACAAAGTGCATCCTGTACTGTTTCTACAAGAATGTCGTCCTCTACATTATAGAG CTCTGGTTTGCCTTTGTCAATGGGTTCTCGGGGCAGATCCTTTTTGAGCGCTGGTGTATAGGCCTCTACAATGTG ATTTTCACTGCACTGCCTCCATTCACTCTGGGGATATTCGACCGACCGTGCAGCCAGCAGAACATGCTTCGTTTCCCACAGCTCTACCGAATCACCCAGAATGCCGAGGGCTTCAACACTAAG GTGTTCTGGGGTCACTGTATCAATGCACTGATTCATTCCATTATTCTCTTCTGGTTCCCTCTGAAAATGCTGGAACACG ACTCGCCCTTCAGCGACGGCCTGGGAAATGACTACCTATTTGTCGGAAACATGGTCTACACA taTGTGGTGGTTACAGTATGTCTGAAGGCTGGAATGGAGACGACAGCTTGGACCAGG TTCTCTCACCTGGCAGTGTGGGGAAGCATGATTCTCTGGATGGTCTTCTTTGCCTTCTACTCCGCCATCTGGCCCACCCTCCCCATCGCCCCCGACATGCGGGGCCAG GCTGGCAAGGTGATGCAGTGCTGGCACTTCTGGCTGGGCCTGGTCTTAGTGCCCACCATGTGTTTACTCAAAGACTTCACTTGGTCTGC CATGCGACGCACTGTGAGGAAGTCtctgctggaggaggtgcaggagctggaggctcaGGCCGTCGACCCAGGAGCAGCTGTACTCAGAGACGCCAGCAGCCGCAG TCTAAACGAACGGGCCCGTCTGCTGACAAGAGTCTTTAGGAAAACACCTTCGAGCGTCGGACGCTCAAACTCAGTGCAACAGACGGTGTCGC